In Deinococcus maricopensis DSM 21211, one genomic interval encodes:
- a CDS encoding V-type ATPase subunit subunit G family protein has translation MDASRVLSELASREQALDQQIEQARQEAAREIEAAEAEAARIMRDAEEQARQMTAQHAQRLSEETAQIRQQAATQAQSDVQTATARNQQKVGQAVETILRAVLP, from the coding sequence TTGGACGCCAGCCGAGTGTTAAGCGAACTCGCCAGCCGCGAACAGGCCCTCGACCAGCAAATCGAGCAGGCCCGTCAGGAAGCGGCACGCGAGATCGAAGCGGCCGAAGCAGAAGCAGCGCGCATCATGCGCGACGCCGAAGAACAGGCCCGACAGATGACGGCCCAGCACGCACAGCGTCTGAGCGAGGAAACCGCCCAGATCCGCCAGCAGGCCGCGACGCAAGCCCAGAGTGACGTGCAGACCGCCACCGCCCGCAACCAACAGAAGGTCGGGCAGGCCGTCGAAACCATCCTGAGGGCGGTGCTTCCGTGA
- a CDS encoding V-type ATP synthase subunit I → MQQVVIAARKRDDKAIISALQAAGVLHIVPVQVQEQGRLSTGPLQGAEADERKHTERLLARAETTLTELGTHRVPHGALPDERDWGTHLENVAGPASILAKRRAELTSDLDAAGTYGQVTQALATLAGGVDRSRRLAVIPFTMQVGDAGLNDLNAALNADLKDRYALDTRTVGNNVVGLVVVPLADRDRARAALGKARVGELRLPGRFDRLTLADAAREFERIERETPAALRDLDNERARLADTHAPTLYAIRDALADRVAIHDVQAVSARGKYSMVLQGYVPADRVKDMQAALATFGNGVSYQLSDADEHHGESVPVQLKNNSYVRPFQVVMGLMSLPKYGTFDPTWVIAVFFPLFFGIIMADIGYGLLFLAFGMWLLGKAKRNEGWDLSFFGAYVPPETLRNLGFVTNVMAAWTILWGLLTGEFFGTLLEHAGLFYVNPEIVNSLWGWTGIRAEAAAEAHHGVIPILFPRLETSYFSNVALVFSLLFGIVQVLWGWGIRIAQGLRHRDPVHTWEGLALFGGVGALIAMAFATRAGKDFSQFTNFGNPLVLLMYVGFLLFIVGWIRVIKHFPMLPIELLSQGGAVMSYSRIFAVGLVSAILAKLCTDLGWSLGESLGILGVLIGIILGVLLHFFVLALTLIGHIVQPLRLHMVEFLNPTGFNAETSPAYNPLRRLSPVSGQGK, encoded by the coding sequence ATGCAGCAGGTCGTGATCGCCGCTCGCAAACGCGACGATAAAGCGATCATCAGCGCCCTCCAGGCGGCGGGCGTGCTGCACATTGTGCCCGTGCAGGTGCAGGAGCAGGGGCGCCTCAGCACCGGCCCCCTCCAGGGCGCCGAGGCCGACGAGCGCAAGCACACCGAACGCCTCCTTGCCCGCGCCGAAACGACCCTCACGGAACTCGGCACGCACCGCGTCCCCCACGGCGCGCTCCCCGACGAGCGCGACTGGGGCACGCACCTTGAGAACGTCGCCGGCCCCGCCAGCATCCTCGCGAAACGCCGCGCGGAACTGACGAGCGACCTCGACGCTGCCGGCACCTACGGTCAGGTTACGCAGGCCCTCGCCACCCTCGCGGGCGGCGTGGACCGCAGCCGCCGACTCGCCGTCATTCCGTTCACCATGCAGGTCGGCGACGCCGGCCTGAACGACCTGAACGCGGCGCTCAACGCCGACCTCAAGGACCGCTACGCGCTCGACACCCGCACCGTTGGCAACAACGTCGTCGGCTTGGTCGTCGTGCCGCTCGCGGACCGCGACCGTGCCCGCGCCGCGCTCGGCAAGGCCCGCGTCGGCGAACTGCGCCTCCCCGGCCGCTTCGACCGCCTCACCCTCGCGGACGCCGCGCGGGAATTCGAGCGCATCGAACGCGAAACGCCGGCCGCGCTGCGCGACCTCGACAACGAACGCGCTCGCCTCGCCGACACGCACGCCCCCACCCTGTACGCCATTCGCGACGCCCTCGCGGACCGCGTCGCCATCCACGACGTGCAGGCCGTCAGCGCCCGCGGCAAGTACAGCATGGTCCTCCAGGGCTACGTGCCCGCCGACCGCGTTAAGGACATGCAGGCCGCGCTCGCCACGTTCGGCAACGGCGTGAGCTACCAGCTCAGCGACGCCGACGAGCACCACGGCGAAAGCGTGCCCGTCCAGCTCAAGAACAACAGCTACGTGCGCCCCTTCCAAGTTGTCATGGGCCTCATGAGCCTCCCGAAGTACGGCACCTTCGACCCCACCTGGGTCATCGCCGTGTTCTTCCCGTTGTTCTTCGGCATCATCATGGCCGACATCGGCTACGGCCTGCTGTTCCTCGCGTTCGGCATGTGGCTGCTCGGCAAGGCCAAGCGCAACGAAGGCTGGGACCTCAGCTTCTTCGGCGCGTACGTGCCGCCCGAAACCCTGCGGAACCTCGGCTTCGTCACCAACGTGATGGCCGCCTGGACCATCCTGTGGGGCCTCCTCACCGGTGAATTCTTCGGCACCCTCCTCGAACACGCCGGGCTCTTCTACGTCAACCCGGAGATCGTCAACAGCCTCTGGGGCTGGACCGGCATCCGCGCCGAAGCCGCCGCCGAAGCGCACCACGGCGTGATCCCCATCCTCTTCCCGCGCCTCGAGACCAGCTACTTCAGCAACGTGGCCCTCGTGTTCTCCCTGCTGTTCGGCATCGTCCAGGTCCTCTGGGGCTGGGGCATCCGCATCGCGCAGGGCCTGCGCCACCGCGACCCCGTGCACACCTGGGAAGGCCTCGCGCTGTTCGGCGGCGTCGGCGCCCTGATCGCCATGGCGTTCGCCACCCGCGCCGGCAAGGACTTCTCGCAGTTCACGAACTTCGGGAACCCGCTGGTCCTGCTGATGTACGTCGGCTTCCTGCTGTTCATCGTCGGCTGGATCCGCGTGATCAAGCACTTCCCGATGCTCCCCATCGAGCTGCTGTCCCAGGGCGGCGCCGTGATGAGCTACTCCCGTATCTTCGCCGTCGGTCTGGTCAGCGCGATCCTCGCGAAACTCTGCACCGACCTCGGCTGGAGCCTCGGCGAGAGCCTCGGGATTCTCGGCGTGCTGATCGGCATCATTCTGGGCGTCCTGCTGCACTTCTTCGTGCTCGCCCTGACCCTGATCGGCCACATCGTCCAACCGCTGCGTCTTCACATGGTCGAGTTCCTCAACCCGACCGGCTTCAACGCCGAGACCAGCCCCGCTTACAACCCCCTCCGCCGCCTCAGCCCCGTGAGCGGGCAAGGTAAATAA
- a CDS encoding ATP synthase subunit K, with product MTKYNKIVLASLVFALATSGLAQEAATADNDSLYQGLRAVGAGLALGLGAVGTGIAQARIGSSLVGAVAEDPSKAGSLLLYFLIPETLVIFGFLALFILR from the coding sequence ATGACCAAATACAACAAGATCGTCCTCGCGTCCCTCGTTTTCGCTCTTGCGACCAGCGGTCTCGCCCAGGAAGCCGCCACCGCTGACAACGACTCCCTGTACCAGGGCCTCCGCGCCGTCGGCGCCGGCCTCGCCCTCGGCCTCGGCGCCGTCGGCACCGGCATCGCCCAGGCGCGCATCGGTAGCAGCCTCGTCGGCGCCGTCGCCGAAGACCCCAGCAAGGCCGGCAGCCTGCTGCTGTACTTCCTGATCCCCGAAACGCTCGTCATCTTCGGCTTCCTCGCGCTGTTCATCCTTCGCTGA
- a CDS encoding P-II family nitrogen regulator — MKLITAIVRPERVQQVKEALFQAGISGLTLTRVSGHGGEQEVVEHYRGTRVMVEFRDKVEFKMAVSDPFVHVAIEAILRSAHTGEVGDGKIFVTPIEEVIRIRTGERGSAALTPVNETRLTPA; from the coding sequence TTGAAACTCATCACCGCCATCGTCCGACCCGAACGGGTCCAACAGGTCAAAGAAGCCCTGTTCCAGGCTGGCATCAGCGGCCTCACCCTCACCCGCGTGAGCGGCCACGGCGGCGAGCAGGAAGTCGTCGAGCACTACCGGGGCACGCGCGTCATGGTCGAATTCCGCGACAAGGTCGAATTCAAGATGGCCGTCAGCGACCCCTTCGTGCACGTCGCCATCGAAGCGATCCTGCGCAGCGCCCACACCGGCGAGGTCGGCGACGGCAAGATCTTCGTCACCCCCATCGAAGAGGTCATCCGCATCCGCACCGGCGAGCGGGGCAGCGCCGCCCTCACGCCCGTCAACGAAACGCGCCTCACACCCGCCTGA
- a CDS encoding V-type ATP synthase subunit E, with translation MALDALLENEARAEIERVRAEGRERAQAILREAQERAQALVESRTRALETQRQAELTRARSAADLELAAARLNANESGLAQAFDIAQQELRNVTQVPEYREILARLISEARQAIPDAEALEVNPAEAHIAREVAPGIDVRENPAIRGGVRVVGRGGKSGISNTLEGRLERVRAALSPQIARMMAE, from the coding sequence ATGGCCCTCGACGCCCTTCTCGAAAACGAAGCGCGCGCGGAAATCGAGCGCGTCCGCGCCGAAGGGCGCGAACGCGCCCAGGCGATTCTCCGCGAAGCGCAGGAGCGCGCGCAGGCTCTTGTCGAGAGCCGCACCCGCGCCCTCGAAACGCAGCGTCAGGCTGAACTGACCCGCGCGCGCAGCGCCGCGGACCTGGAACTCGCCGCCGCGCGTCTCAACGCCAACGAAAGCGGCCTCGCGCAGGCGTTCGACATTGCCCAGCAGGAGCTGCGCAACGTCACGCAGGTGCCCGAGTACCGCGAGATCCTCGCGCGCCTCATCAGCGAAGCCCGCCAGGCCATCCCCGACGCCGAAGCCCTCGAAGTGAACCCCGCCGAGGCGCACATCGCCCGCGAGGTCGCCCCCGGCATCGACGTGCGCGAGAACCCCGCCATTCGCGGCGGCGTGCGCGTCGTCGGTCGCGGTGGCAAGAGCGGCATCAGCAACACGCTCGAAGGTCGCCTGGAGCGCGTGCGCGCCGCCCTCTCCCCGCAAATCGCCCGGATGATGGCGGAGTAA
- a CDS encoding DUF1999 domain-containing protein, with amino-acid sequence MEYRTFHEPDFDALQALEARVLRAEDPNFDALAEREREGRVRTSLAALKFFERSEHSFAAAEGGTLHGVILAQSVWQGDRPIVLVARALIAPDAPADTAAGLLRACVKSAYDAAVYEVHFPLTDGLEDAARADGAYVTGQYAVRHLGTRAETAPGARLGGAPNAGA; translated from the coding sequence ATGGAGTACCGCACCTTCCACGAACCGGATTTTGACGCGCTGCAGGCGCTGGAGGCGCGCGTGCTGCGCGCCGAGGACCCGAATTTCGACGCGCTCGCCGAGCGTGAACGCGAGGGGCGCGTGCGCACCAGCCTCGCGGCCCTGAAGTTCTTCGAACGCAGCGAGCACAGTTTCGCCGCAGCCGAAGGCGGCACGCTGCACGGCGTGATCCTGGCGCAGAGCGTGTGGCAGGGCGACCGGCCCATCGTGCTGGTCGCGCGCGCGCTCATCGCGCCGGACGCCCCGGCGGACACCGCCGCGGGCCTGCTGCGCGCCTGCGTGAAAAGTGCGTACGACGCGGCGGTGTACGAGGTGCATTTCCCGCTCACGGACGGCCTGGAGGACGCCGCGCGCGCGGACGGCGCGTACGTGACCGGGCAGTACGCGGTGCGGCACCTGGGCACCCGCGCGGAAACGGCGCCCGGGGCACGCCTGGGCGGCGCACCGAACGCGGGCGCTTGA
- a CDS encoding V0D/AC39 family V-type ATPase subunit, whose product MPDDYDFINARLKVMRTKLLDGRALDSAAASGTYAEFLRVLSETPISGDLVGATAPDAGLPELDAALSRNLFETANKVLRMADGDARAEISVLLMKWDLVNLKTVARGIIAGRSQDDILGSLVPGGSLKPSTLQAAVQSGDLASAAQAIALSGHPLARAFKDAVAAYAAGSRSLDLEVTLDQGYYRHALRVSRNTSLRRYLSREVDVTNALTARSLRGGSLNPALFVPGGSDIDTQGFARLAGGDNAAGDMTAILEAPTLEGSELAARRVLDRAATDASAGDPLGVGVAIDFLRRKEQEIAKLRLIGRAKFYGVPTEQIRAELERA is encoded by the coding sequence ATGCCCGACGACTACGACTTCATCAACGCGCGCCTCAAGGTGATGCGCACCAAGTTGCTCGACGGGCGCGCCCTCGACAGCGCCGCCGCCAGCGGCACCTACGCCGAGTTCCTGCGCGTGCTCAGCGAGACGCCCATCAGCGGCGACCTCGTCGGCGCCACCGCGCCGGACGCCGGCCTGCCGGAACTCGACGCCGCGCTGTCCCGCAACCTCTTCGAGACCGCCAACAAGGTGCTGCGCATGGCCGACGGCGACGCTCGCGCGGAAATCAGCGTCCTGCTCATGAAGTGGGACCTGGTGAACCTCAAGACCGTCGCGCGCGGCATCATCGCCGGGCGCAGCCAGGACGACATCCTCGGCAGCCTCGTGCCCGGCGGCAGCCTCAAGCCCAGCACCCTGCAGGCCGCCGTGCAGAGCGGTGACCTCGCGTCCGCCGCGCAGGCCATCGCGCTCAGCGGCCACCCGCTCGCGCGGGCGTTCAAGGACGCCGTGGCCGCGTACGCCGCCGGCTCCCGCTCACTCGACCTGGAAGTCACCCTCGACCAGGGGTACTACCGGCACGCGCTGCGCGTCAGCCGCAACACCAGCCTCCGCCGCTACCTGTCACGCGAAGTGGACGTCACCAACGCCCTCACCGCCCGCAGCCTGCGCGGCGGCAGCCTTAACCCCGCGCTGTTCGTGCCCGGCGGCAGCGACATCGACACGCAGGGCTTCGCGCGCCTCGCGGGCGGCGACAACGCCGCCGGTGACATGACCGCCATCCTCGAAGCGCCCACCCTCGAAGGCTCCGAACTGGCCGCGCGCCGCGTACTCGACCGCGCCGCCACGGACGCCTCCGCCGGCGACCCGCTCGGCGTGGGTGTGGCCATCGACTTCCTGCGCCGCAAGGAACAGGAAATCGCCAAGCTGCGCCTGATCGGCCGCGCCAAATTCTACGGCGTGCCCACCGAGCAGATCCGCGCGGAACTGGAGCGCGCATGA
- a CDS encoding ammonium transporter, whose amino-acid sequence MTRAPLATLVLAAATTAAAQGTPKLDTGDTAFMLISAALVLLMTPGLAFFYGGLVRAKSVLNTMMMSFVAIAIVGVLWVLLGYSLAFGAGGNALIGSFANVGLNGTLGQLTGTIPTPLFVAFQAMFAIIAPALISGAVVDRMKFGAFVLFAALWTLLIYSPLAHMVWSSDGYLFKLGALDFAGGTVIHIAAGVSALVAAIVVGPRLGLTRRATVPHNVPFVLLGAGLLWFGWFGFNAGSALGANGVAANALLTTNTATAAAILAWLFWEVIRGQRPTAVGAATGAIVGLVAITPACGFVSPLASILIGVLGATASFWAVQLKHRFITDDALDVFACHGVAGIVGALLTGVFATKTVNDLGSGVIDGRWSQLGVQALGVLITVALAGIGSFLLLKLVGALMGGLRITERQETLGVDLVAHQEEGYREAESPLGTPVLLGGD is encoded by the coding sequence ATGACCAGAGCACCGCTTGCCACCCTTGTCCTCGCCGCCGCCACCACCGCCGCCGCGCAGGGCACCCCCAAACTCGACACGGGCGACACCGCCTTCATGCTCATCAGCGCCGCCCTCGTGCTCCTCATGACGCCCGGCCTCGCGTTCTTCTACGGCGGTCTGGTGCGCGCCAAAAGCGTCCTGAACACCATGATGATGAGCTTCGTCGCCATCGCCATCGTCGGCGTGCTGTGGGTGCTCCTCGGGTATAGCCTCGCGTTCGGCGCCGGCGGCAATGCCCTCATCGGCAGCTTCGCCAACGTCGGCCTGAACGGCACCCTGGGGCAGCTCACCGGCACCATCCCCACCCCGCTGTTCGTGGCGTTCCAGGCGATGTTCGCCATCATCGCCCCGGCCCTGATCAGCGGTGCCGTCGTGGACCGCATGAAGTTCGGCGCGTTCGTGCTGTTCGCCGCGCTGTGGACTCTGCTGATCTACAGTCCCCTCGCGCACATGGTGTGGAGCAGCGACGGCTACCTCTTCAAGCTCGGTGCGCTCGACTTTGCGGGCGGCACCGTCATCCACATCGCCGCGGGCGTCAGCGCCCTCGTTGCCGCGATCGTCGTCGGCCCCCGCCTCGGCCTGACCCGCCGCGCCACCGTGCCGCACAACGTCCCGTTCGTGCTGCTCGGCGCGGGCCTGCTGTGGTTCGGCTGGTTCGGCTTCAACGCCGGCAGCGCCCTCGGCGCCAACGGCGTCGCCGCGAACGCCCTGCTCACCACCAACACCGCCACCGCCGCCGCGATCCTCGCGTGGCTGTTCTGGGAAGTCATCCGCGGCCAGCGTCCCACCGCCGTGGGTGCCGCCACCGGCGCCATCGTCGGCCTGGTCGCCATCACCCCCGCCTGCGGCTTCGTCAGCCCCCTCGCGAGCATCCTCATCGGCGTGCTCGGCGCCACCGCCAGCTTCTGGGCGGTACAGCTCAAACACCGCTTCATCACCGACGACGCCCTCGACGTATTCGCCTGCCACGGCGTGGCCGGCATCGTGGGGGCCCTGCTCACCGGCGTGTTCGCCACCAAGACCGTCAACGACCTCGGCAGCGGCGTCATCGACGGACGCTGGAGCCAGCTCGGCGTGCAGGCGCTCGGCGTGCTCATCACCGTCGCCCTCGCGGGCATCGGCAGTTTCCTGCTGCTCAAACTCGTCGGCGCGCTGATGGGCGGCCTGCGCATCACGGAACGTCAGGAAACGCTCGGCGTCGACCTGGTCGCGCACCAGGAAGAAGGCTACCGCGAAGCCGAAAGTCCGCTCGGCACGCCTGTGCTGCTCGGCGGCGACTGA
- a CDS encoding DUF503 domain-containing protein — MALGYVGTLTLRLEMPWVGSLKEKRALVRPIVERVKSRFPVSVARLDGLDAHDWEVVGVVTVSNDAAWVEETLRHVADFFAEQGEYRVTAEDTDVFPLGHDED, encoded by the coding sequence GTGGCGCTCGGCTACGTGGGGACCCTGACGCTGCGGCTGGAGATGCCGTGGGTGGGGAGCCTGAAGGAGAAGCGGGCGCTGGTGCGGCCCATCGTGGAGCGCGTGAAAAGCCGCTTTCCGGTGAGTGTCGCGCGCCTGGACGGCCTGGACGCCCATGACTGGGAGGTCGTGGGCGTCGTGACCGTCTCGAACGACGCCGCGTGGGTCGAGGAGACGCTGCGGCACGTCGCGGACTTCTTCGCGGAGCAGGGTGAGTACCGCGTGACCGCCGAGGACACCGACGTGTTCCCGCTCGGACACGACGAAGACTGA
- a CDS encoding V-type ATP synthase subunit F, whose protein sequence is MTAPQHKVAVLADSETATGYRLAGVQVIEATPETAVRELETLVTSGGYGLVAVDTGLIADPQTAVARAMRGRDLPIILPIPSLADAFSSNTVDAKAYMGKLVRDTIGFDIKL, encoded by the coding sequence ATGACCGCCCCTCAGCACAAAGTCGCCGTGCTGGCCGACAGCGAAACCGCCACCGGCTACCGCCTGGCCGGCGTGCAGGTGATCGAAGCGACTCCCGAAACCGCCGTGCGCGAACTCGAAACGCTCGTTACCAGCGGCGGTTACGGCCTCGTCGCCGTGGACACCGGCCTGATCGCCGACCCCCAGACCGCCGTGGCGCGCGCCATGCGCGGCCGGGACCTCCCGATCATCCTGCCGATCCCCAGCCTCGCGGACGCGTTCAGCAGCAACACCGTGGACGCCAAGGCGTACATGGGCAAGCTGGTGCGCGACACCATCGGCTTCGACATCAAGCTGTAA
- a CDS encoding heavy-metal-associated domain-containing protein gives MKASRVLIGVRGMDREAGQRVAAALEAMNGVSRATPDDGQVEVHYDPSLLTVMDLIRAVRKQGFLAGML, from the coding sequence ATGAAGGCTTCTCGTGTGTTGATTGGGGTGCGCGGCATGGACCGCGAGGCGGGGCAGCGGGTCGCAGCGGCCCTGGAAGCGATGAACGGCGTGAGCCGCGCCACGCCCGATGACGGGCAGGTCGAGGTGCACTACGACCCCAGTCTGCTGACCGTGATGGACCTGATCCGCGCGGTCCGCAAGCAGGGCTTCCTGGCAGGCATGCTCTAA
- a CDS encoding V-type ATP synthase subunit A, with translation MTQTTKQGVIERIAGPTCIAKGMYGAKMYDIVRVGTERLVGEIIRLDGDTAFVQVYEDTSGLTVGEPVETTGLPLSVELGPGMLNGIYDGIQRPLDKIRAASGDFIARGIEVSSLNREAKWAFTPSVRAGDTVSGSSILGTVPEFSFTHKILTPPDVSGKLRWVADAGQYTIDDTIAELEDGTKLRLAHYWPVRAPRPVALKKDPSLPFLTGMRILDVLFPLVMGGAAAIPGPFGSGKTVTQQSVAKYGNADIVVYVGCGERGNEMTDVLVEFPELEDPKTGGPLMHRTILIANTSNMPVAAREASVYTGVTLAEYFRDQGYSVSLMADSTSRWAEALREISSRLEEMPAEEGYPPYLAAKLAAFYERAGAVRTLAGEDGAVSVIGAVSPAGGDMSEPVTQATLRITGAFWRLDAGLARRRHFPAINWNGSYSLFTPILDSWYRENVGPDFPELRARIGNILQQEASLQEVVQLVGPDALQDNERLIIEAGRMLRQDFLQQNGFDPVDASASMPKNYGLMKMMLKFYDEADAALRGGATIDEIIQNPVIEKLSRARYVSEAEFEAYGNGVMDELDTTFKGVKA, from the coding sequence ATGACGCAAACCACGAAACAAGGCGTCATCGAGCGCATCGCAGGCCCCACGTGTATCGCGAAGGGCATGTACGGCGCGAAGATGTACGACATCGTGCGCGTAGGCACCGAGCGCCTCGTCGGCGAAATCATTCGCCTCGACGGCGACACGGCCTTCGTGCAGGTGTACGAAGACACCAGCGGCCTCACCGTCGGTGAACCTGTCGAAACCACCGGCCTGCCCCTGAGCGTCGAGCTCGGGCCGGGCATGCTCAACGGCATCTACGACGGCATTCAGCGTCCCCTCGACAAGATCCGCGCGGCCTCCGGTGACTTCATCGCGCGCGGCATCGAAGTCAGCAGCCTGAACCGCGAAGCGAAATGGGCCTTCACGCCCAGCGTCCGCGCCGGCGACACCGTCAGCGGCAGCAGCATCCTCGGCACCGTGCCCGAGTTCAGCTTCACGCACAAGATCCTGACGCCCCCCGACGTGAGCGGCAAGCTCCGCTGGGTCGCCGACGCCGGGCAGTACACCATCGACGACACCATCGCGGAACTCGAGGACGGCACCAAACTGCGCCTCGCGCACTACTGGCCCGTCCGCGCGCCCCGCCCCGTGGCGCTCAAGAAGGACCCCAGCCTCCCGTTCCTCACGGGCATGCGCATCCTCGACGTGCTGTTCCCCCTCGTGATGGGCGGCGCCGCCGCGATCCCCGGCCCCTTCGGCTCGGGCAAGACGGTGACGCAGCAGTCCGTCGCGAAGTACGGCAACGCCGACATCGTCGTGTACGTCGGCTGCGGCGAGCGCGGCAACGAAATGACGGACGTGCTCGTCGAGTTCCCGGAACTCGAGGACCCCAAGACCGGCGGCCCCCTGATGCACCGCACCATCCTGATCGCCAACACCAGCAACATGCCGGTGGCCGCGCGTGAAGCTTCGGTGTACACGGGCGTCACCCTCGCCGAGTACTTCCGCGACCAGGGCTACAGCGTCTCCCTGATGGCGGACAGCACCAGCCGCTGGGCCGAAGCGCTCCGCGAAATCTCCAGCCGCCTCGAAGAAATGCCCGCCGAAGAAGGCTACCCGCCGTACCTCGCGGCGAAACTCGCGGCGTTCTACGAGCGTGCCGGTGCCGTGCGCACCCTCGCCGGCGAAGACGGCGCCGTGTCCGTGATCGGCGCGGTCAGCCCCGCCGGCGGCGACATGTCCGAGCCCGTCACGCAGGCCACGCTGCGCATCACCGGCGCATTCTGGCGCCTCGACGCCGGCCTCGCGCGCCGCCGCCACTTCCCGGCCATCAACTGGAACGGCTCCTACAGCCTGTTCACGCCGATCCTGGACAGCTGGTACCGCGAGAACGTCGGCCCGGACTTCCCGGAACTGCGCGCCCGCATCGGCAACATCCTCCAGCAGGAAGCGAGCCTGCAGGAAGTCGTGCAGCTCGTCGGCCCCGACGCCCTGCAGGACAACGAGCGTCTCATCATCGAAGCGGGCCGTATGCTCCGCCAGGACTTCCTGCAGCAGAACGGCTTCGACCCCGTCGACGCCAGCGCCAGCATGCCGAAGAACTACGGCCTCATGAAAATGATGCTGAAGTTCTACGACGAAGCCGACGCGGCCCTCCGTGGCGGCGCGACCATCGACGAGATCATCCAGAACCCCGTCATCGAGAAACTCAGCCGCGCCCGCTACGTCAGCGAAGCGGAATTCGAGGCCTACGGGAACGGCGTCATGGACGAACTCGACACCACCTTTAAGGGCGTGAAAGCGTGA
- a CDS encoding DUF4126 domain-containing protein, producing the protein MEVISNLLSAFGLSGAAGLNAYVPLLLMGLLDRLNVVHLQDPVAWLSNPWVLLIVAVLGALDFVGDKVPGVDHALHLVGGVVNAGAGALLFASQNHLVDVPPALSMVLGFMVAGGVQATRTAVRPVATATTGGLANPVVSFLEDVSSLLVSVLAVFVPVLGVLLLVALVWWASRWWARRRRRKLA; encoded by the coding sequence GTGGAGGTGATCTCGAATCTGCTGTCGGCGTTCGGCCTGTCGGGCGCAGCGGGCCTGAATGCGTACGTGCCGTTGCTGCTGATGGGACTGCTGGACCGCCTGAATGTGGTGCACCTGCAGGATCCGGTGGCGTGGCTGTCGAACCCGTGGGTGCTGCTGATCGTGGCGGTGCTGGGCGCGCTGGATTTCGTGGGGGACAAGGTGCCGGGCGTGGATCACGCGCTGCATCTGGTGGGCGGCGTGGTGAATGCCGGGGCGGGCGCGTTGCTGTTCGCGTCGCAGAACCATCTGGTGGACGTGCCGCCGGCGCTGTCGATGGTGCTCGGGTTCATGGTGGCGGGCGGCGTGCAGGCCACGCGGACAGCCGTACGGCCAGTGGCGACGGCGACGACGGGCGGCCTCGCGAATCCGGTGGTGTCGTTTCTGGAGGACGTGTCGTCGCTGCTGGTGAGTGTGCTGGCGGTGTTCGTGCCGGTGCTGGGGGTGCTGCTGCTGGTGGCGCTCGTGTGGTGGGCGTCACGGTGGTGGGCGCGCCGGCGACGGCGAAAGCTGGCATGA
- the pth gene encoding aminoacyl-tRNA hydrolase, producing MRVVVGLGNPGAQYALTRHNVGWLVVDEVARRAGATWRKDRDAEVTEVRLGTEKVLLVKPQTFMNSSGRAVAPLMTFYKLDGAHLLVVQDDLDSPFGLMKFRLGGRHGGQNGVRDIITRLGTDAFPRLKLGISRPPTGWDPAGWVLSKWRDEERTTVDELVRLGANAVEAWATLGLLEAQARFNGTDLRPKPEPAPAAPVDPA from the coding sequence GTGCGCGTGGTGGTGGGCCTGGGCAACCCAGGCGCGCAGTACGCTCTCACGCGCCACAACGTCGGCTGGTTGGTCGTGGATGAAGTGGCGCGCCGCGCGGGCGCGACCTGGCGTAAGGACCGGGACGCCGAAGTCACCGAGGTGCGGCTCGGCACGGAGAAGGTACTGCTCGTGAAGCCGCAGACGTTCATGAACAGCTCCGGCCGTGCGGTCGCGCCGCTCATGACGTTTTACAAATTGGACGGCGCGCACCTGCTGGTCGTGCAGGATGACCTCGACAGTCCGTTCGGCCTGATGAAGTTCCGCCTGGGCGGACGCCACGGCGGCCAGAACGGCGTGCGCGACATCATCACGCGACTCGGCACGGACGCCTTCCCGCGCCTGAAGCTTGGCATTTCCCGCCCGCCGACCGGATGGGACCCGGCGGGCTGGGTGCTGAGCAAATGGCGGGACGAGGAGCGGACCACCGTCGATGAACTCGTGCGTCTCGGCGCGAACGCGGTGGAGGCGTGGGCGACGTTGGGGCTGCTGGAGGCGCAGGCGCGGTTCAACGGCACGGACCTGCGCCCGAAACCCGAACCGGCCCCGGCGGCCCCCGTCGACCCCGCCTGA